In Pangasianodon hypophthalmus isolate fPanHyp1 chromosome 5, fPanHyp1.pri, whole genome shotgun sequence, the DNA window TTCCTGATGGATCTCATACGGTATTAAAAAAAGTTAGCAATATCATAAGCAATCCATTCAGAAGTTACGGGTTGCAGGCTCCATTCTTCACCACCTTGACATGCTTGTTTTGCTTCCTGTAGAGGAAAGATGCCACAGATTTAAAGCTCCATGGAGAAATATGAAACTCAAAAACCTGCAGATCTGGTGAAGTACTGAGGAAAATCAGGACGTTCTTTTATACTAACTGAAAATACATTTCCTGAATTAACGGCATGGACTCGACATAATCTAGGTCTAGCGATAAACAAATGAAGCTGTTATCCTTgttagtttggggaagaagcacatatgggtcacgtccttttttgatttttttcttttactcgtCAACGTACCTGCTTTCCACGCACAGCATACACTCGTTTGAGTACGTTACTCCGTCGTCACCACACACTGGTATCATTTCACGTGTACACGCATCGGTTACATAGTTCTGGCAGTTGGcctatgaagaaaaaaaaaaaaatcatgacacACCCTTTTACCAATGACTTGCCAAGTCAAAGAATCTGATTCTGCTCATTTACACTGGCATTTGTGGATTACCTCTCTGGGTGTGGTGCTGTCGTCTGCTGTCGTGAGGGCtgaatgatgggaaaaaaagaggaaatagaCTCAATCATATGACAAGAAATGCCAACAGAAACAGTGGAGGCAGGACTGTATGTACGGAATGTAGACGAGTGACAAGTATCTTGCTAGGTTTAACTACGTACGTCAggtaagtaagaaataaaacactcgaggacgtgctgttatgggtaaaccttctgaccaatcagggaCATTAGTAGAGATAGTGTTACGGTCACCGCCACTTCCTGTTCTACCTGTTTCCGTCTCAATACAGTCCAtcgcacacatgtacacattacGTACACTCTCAGAAGAAAGAGGACTAAACCCAGATCCTCAAGCAAACACCTTCTGTATCTTTAATATGTTTTTGGAAATACATACACCTTTGCCTTTCCAGGTTAAAGACACAACGTGTACAACGTGACAAGGACAAGAGCACAACAGATgacaaataacaaaacacagGAACGTTACCGcactgatatttatatttttatttaaatgtcagTATGAGTTGTACTCACCAGCCAAACAGACGAGAACGGAAACGCTGATCAGGAAAACCAGCTTCATGgtcgatgtgtgtgtgtgtgtgtgtgtgtgtttgtgtgtgtgtgtgagagagactcaGGAGAGAAAATATCTTACCTCGGTAAGCTGAGGTATGTATTTATACGTCAGGTCATGAATACTCCTCCCTCAATTATCTCTCCCTCATCgttcggaaaaaaaaaaaaaaaaacctgtctgGTGAAAAGAGATCAAGATAAAAGACACTGCAATAAATAGAAGCCTGTAGAATTCCGCTATAATTAAATACAGCCTACGGCTTCGGTTGGTTCTGGAGTTCCCCTGGCCTGCGGGGAAGATGATTCTTCCCGACTCTGACCATTAATCACCTCATTAACAAACTCTTCCTGAATCAGCATGATTGTgtagaaaacactgaaatgtgaaGTCCAGGATCAGGCATGGCAGTTTAACACCGCGTTCAGATTAGTGTTCATTagtaatgcttttaaaaataatgggtCAAAATATTATAATGGTTTGTCTGTTCAGTGAAATTAGAGTCTCTATGAATTATGTtagaaattgtaataataataataataataataatatctcatTTTATAGTGCACGCTAAATGGTCctacagaaaatgaataatcataagatttaaaaaatgtaaactgcacattgtcttttttttatgtttcacacattttccttTCCATTCTCTTGTCCCTGTtgaaactgcatgtttttttgtgatgttaaaaaaccctaacaaacaaagaaaccaaaaaaaaaaaaaattcatgtgaaacaaatagaaacattttaaggggaaaaaaaaagaaaaaggaaaaaagcttACAGTGACCTGActgcgtaagtgtgcacacccttttatcgTGAGTCATGTGACTGTGACTTAAGAATGAACCAATCGCATTCAAACTCTTGTTCAAAAGTTGTTATCATACGGCTGTCATCGGTGAcgtgattctgattaactccaaagaaagatcagctgtttctgtaggaatTTGTTCACATCTTCTGggtttcatccaactgctgaagccGAATggtgagaccaaggtagaacttttcgGCTATAATTATAAAAGacatgtttggcacaaaaaaacgAGACTCAAAGAActccatacccacggtgaagcatggtggtggcagcatcatgctatggttctgcttctcttcagctgggactggggctcaaGTCAAGATAGAATGGTATCATGGATATCTCCAAATACCAAACTATTTGttgcacaaaacctgcaggcctctgttataCAGCTGAAGAAGGAGGAACATTTCACCTTCAAGCATCATAACAACAAATCCTATTCAACAAAGGAACAGATTCAGAAGAAGAATTGCAAATTAAAGGTGTACAAATGTTTCAGTACCTGGCTGTGACGTCATACTGCAGAAATATGAGACAGATTAGCTgtaatccctctctctctccgtcgccttgtttgctaatgaattaaatatGCAATATTTACCACTGGCACCTGGCTGTAGTTTGTATGATGTTAAGGAAAGAAATCAATTACTAGAATCACAAAGTTTGTTTCCAATCCTGTTCTGTAATGTGTTTCCCAGTGTAGATCCGAGGACCAATCGAAACACAGATCACATATACCACCAAAGTACTAATCACTTATCAGTACAATCATTCATCtccaataaacaaataaaacaaatctgtgtgtgtgagaaacagtgACCCCTGGTGGTACATCATGAGATTATCAGGTGTGGCGGTGACAAAAGTACAATCGAGCTCGCCTGTGCGTACCCCTTAGCACCCGTATAGCAACAAGACAGTTACTGTATTATAGGTTTTACAGATaccccatgaccctgaccagaataagcGACTAAAGATGAaagcatgaataaatgaaaggtTTTACTCATGTTCCTTCGTTACATTGATTAATCTTGAACAAGCACcatatcctggtcagggtcgggTCAGATTCGGAGTCTATACTAGGCGGGGAGACACACTCCTTCACAGCTAGGGTcaatttaacatagccaatcCATGTAGTGACATGTTTCAGTGGAAAGAATTCAGAGGAAACACCTAGAAAATAGAATGGTGCTCTTTTGCTCAAGCTTTAGACTGTTCAAGCACGGCGTGTTCGATTCACCTGAAAAGCATCAGAAAGCCGCctgtctgcatttttttcattcagactGAAGGTTTGACgcagtttgttgttgttgttgttgttgaggctaaataaaagaaatccCATAATCAAAGTAATAACTCCTGCTTTGCCATTAAAACACAAGTTCCTTCCTCTACATCATCTTTAGGGAaggttgaaataaaaaaaaaaaaagtataaataaaaatgttcctttttttttttttttcaagcaatTTACCAGGACAGAGAAAAACTTGTTGTTGGAACACGCCGGCAGCTTCCGCCTGGTGAAACACTGCcctgttttttctcttaaaaaaatgaatatattaatagTAACATATTATAAAGAGTTTCAGAGAGTTACACGGGAAACAATGAAGTTGTATGAGTGAATTTGACTTCACTTCCTGTCATGGAGCTACTTTCTGGAGTCAGTTCCTCCAAATCAAAGGTAAAACTGATAtatttactgtctgtgtgttatgagagtgtgtgagtccAGGTTATTTATGTGTGTGCTTGAAGAAATTAATAAGTAATTAGGTGACCTTGGAAATGAGAGCGACTGTGTGagattccataattccaaaactAGGAATTATGGGGAGGAATGTTCTCTAGACATAGAAATACACAGCTCACACTGATGTAAGATATTTTCTCTGCTGAGTCACTTAAGCATCAACCATGAAGCCAATTGTCCTGATTTCTGTTCTCGAGTACGACTCATTTTGGCACCTAAATCACTTAAATCAGTGTAAATAACAGTGCGGTAATGTTACTGTGTCTTGTGAAATGTATCTGTAGGTCACTACATGCATAAACAGTTCGAACAGGAAGTGAACGGTGGTGGAAAATAACAGTAACATCAAACATGATCTAGACAAAGATCTTCCTTCTAGTAAATTTGGATGGTGTTTTACtagaaaatatattatatatagctaTATTACTTGAGCACATTTTACATGCTGATTTTGTCCTGCATGAACAATTTGTTTAACAGAATAAAAGCGAGTGTGTTTTCATCCATCGTATTTCCTGTGTACAGCTCAGAGCCTAGAAAGGTAAGTGCACACGACTAACAGCAAAATGTTTCAGTAATAATCACTTGGATGAGTTCAGTGAGAGAAGCAGCACCTGCCAGCTCGGCTTTTTATGATGTCACAATGGGCGTTACATCAAcggaccaatcagcagctttgcTTAAACTAACATTCAGTGGAACTGCACACTGATTagaatcctaacacacactcattataattaCACACTCATTGTAATaccaatacacactcattagaATCTTAACACACATTCAGTAGaattctaacacacactcattgtaACCACACTTTAATGGTGCTAAGTATAATGGATGTGTGATCGTGTGTGACTAGGATTGGGTGTGTTAGGATTCTAATGAGTTTGTTTTGGGATTCAATTGATTGCATGTATAAACGCACACTGaataaaatcacacactcactatacagTAAtcagactttctttcttttctgttcttcattagtttgtttttcagcacatgcacaaaaaaaaaaacatgttttaaaacttGCTTAGTGGACCATTGTTGTTCGGATCAGAAGAGGTGAATAAATGTTACAATATCTAAAGTTTATTTGATTTTACATTTCTGCAGAAAACCTgttctttcatttgtttttttttttttcttcttcttttttcttctgtaacttCTTTTGCTCCAGAAAAAAAAGGGCTCCTGACACTGCTCTCTGAAACTGTAAGGTCAGTAGTTGAAGGTGAATAAATGACAGATTAGCTAATTAAAATTAAGCATTcagtttctcttctttttcattcACCGACattgagtttttatttatttttctttacaaattaGCAGCAATATCAGAAAAATTGCACATGATATATGTTGTATATCCCTTGTGTGTGACAGTAAATGTCTTGACTTAGCAAAGAAGAATAAATGCGCAAGGATTAAAATCGCCgctaaaatatttaaagtgcCCCCCATCTTCTTGAaacaaaagcaaagcaaaatccCAAACCACCTCACTCATCTGCACAAACCCCAAACTTCCAGCCCAAAAGCAAAACCGCACTTATTTACGCTTATTTTTAAACCATACTTTTCACTCAGAATAACTTGTTAATTGGAGTAAATATAGAAgcatagtaaataaaaatacacacttaaTTTTACCAACAAAAGGCACTGGTAAGCTGCTCTGATTCAAAAGCTGAGGGGGTGGCCATGCCTTCTCGGAGGAGTCTGAGGAGGCTGAAGAGTTTGCAGGTCAGTGGTTGTACAGTACCactagagggagacagacacTCAGGTTTAGGGTCACCTTGCAGAAAGGTTCCAGTGGCAGACTGCTCAGCGGAACATCTAGCCTGAAACACATCACAAGCAGGAACCACTGACTCCACTGACTTAGGGGTATGGATCCATAGCTAATTCCATGGTGCCATGATACATCCTTGTCTGACATCTGTTCTCACTTTGAAACTTTCTGAGATTTAATTATCTAGCATCCTATTGCACTCATATTCTTTATAGAATGACTTGGAACCTGTAGTTGGTTTTGTAGCCTTGCAGACATTGATGTAGACATTTTCAGTTTGATGCTCTTCCTTtcgtctattttttttttttttgtcaagactCTCCTGTTAACCATTCCGTGTTCTGTTTCATTCTGTGTCCAATGATTTCTCCAGCCGTTTCTATGTAAATGTTCTAATAGAGTCCCAATTTTCAATTTCAGCGTTGTTATCTTcatctattttattttctaatgcaTGAAATAGGTTCTTGCTTTATGAAATTTAAGTAGCTCCCACTAGgcaataatcaacaccttttctCACTCTGACATCTTGCAGTGATCTGTGCCATTTCCTGTTCACAATGATATGATCTCTCTGATTTACAGTATTCCCATCTGGTGACTTCCAAGTTAACTTGTGAATGTTTTTATGGGGGAAGATGGTCCCTCCATTTACACAGTTGTTGTTGAGACAGAAAGTTATGAGATGTTctccattttcatttctttttctacacacaaacatagcCTGTTCTATGCTGGTGCTGTCTGTGCAGTGATTACAGGTGGCATTAAAGTCACCTGTAATCAGTGTCAAATCATGCTGTGGTACTTTGGAAATTGCTCTTTGTAGCTGTCCATATAAGTcatctttgtttttctcatcgAAGTCATTTATTGGCACTGCATGCCAGATAGCTTGCAGTATTCTGAGACAAATCATGCTGCCATTAGTCTATCACTCATCAGCTGATGAGTGCCAGGGTTTATCCACACTCCGGTGGGCAGACAGACTACATCTTCAGGTCCCTTGCTGCTCCAAGTTCCCAAAGAGGTCAGCCTGGGTTTGCAAAAACCCCAATGTACTTGCACTTCCACAAGTAGGCACTGCTGGGGTCTAGGCAGTGTAAAGGCAGTACTGAGAGGAGACACTTACATACTTGCCTCTCGTTTCATATGGACACATGATAGCCATTTAATACACTGCCCATAGGTATTTGAACGGTGAGCTGACTACACTGCTTTGCGGTGTTGTTGGCATAAAACCTGAACACAGACCGTAGTCGTGGCCGAGTGGTTAAGGCGATGGACTAGAAATCCATTGGGGTCTCCCCGCGCAGGTTCGAATCCTGCCGACTACGTCTGAGATTTGTTTTGTCAAAGGGCAGCTGAACCCTGCCCTGTGGTGGCTGTTCCCCATGCTTGTATGACAAACAATGGAGTTATCTGAAGTCCAGGTATGTGTCCTTAACAAAGACTGCTGCTCTCCTGGAAAGATTGGGTCAAAGCCCTGTTATAAAACACTGTAGCAGTCCCTTTTAATGCGCTGCCCATAGGTATTTGAGCAGTGAACCAAGTCCGTTGCCTGCTCTTGTGGTCAACATGAGACCTGGGCGTGGTCCGTGACACGACGGGCCTCAAGCCCTTTGCgtgagggtggcctgagggcgGTGTGAGGCACTGCGTTCTGGTCAAGAAAACTGGTCGTTGCTGGCTGTCCGTTCTAGGGTTCACTTTACAGCACTGCCCAAGGATGGCTCCCCAGTGAACCAACTACACTTGCAGTGTTGTTGAGGAAAACCTGAACACGGTCCTTAACTTTAAGCCTATAGATTCTGAACTGAAACAAATTCAGAAATTCCGAACTGCCCATCGGAGCAGGCTCAGCTATTGAAAGAATTCCATTGAAGTCTCCCTGCATAGTTTAGAGTGCTTACGAATATGTGTGAGCTTCTGTTTGCCACAGGATGGGTAAAAACTGGTCATTGCATTCGATTCTGAGCTTCAATTCACAGCACTGGCTTGATTTTACAGCGCCGCCCATAGATGGTTGCACAGTGAGCCGACTACACTGCCTTGCGGTGTTGTTGGCATAAAACCTGAGCACGGTCCCAAACTGAAGCCTGTAAATTCTAAACTGAAGCATATTCAGAAATTCTGAACTGCCACTGAAGCACGTTCGGATATTGAAAGGAGTCCACTGATGTCTCCCTGCATAGTGGTGCATAGTGTTGAATGCTTACGAATAGGTTGAATGCTTACGAATACAGCACTGGCTTGGTTTTACAGCACAGCCCGCAGATGGTTGCACGGTGAACCAACTACACTGCCTCGCTGTGTTGTTAACGTAAAACATGAGCACGGACCGTAACTGAAGCCTATGAATTCTAACTGAAGCCCATTGAAGCATATTCAGCTATTAAAACAAATCCACTGAGCGTTCCCAGCACAGGTTCCAATGCTGAAGAGTGGGTCTGAGCTTGTGTTTGCCAGAAGATGGGTAAAAACTGGTCATTGCGTTCGATTGTGAGGTCCAATTCACAGCACCGCCCAGAGATGGTTGCACGGTGAGCCGACTACACTGCCTTGCGGTGCTGTTGACGTAAAACATGAGCACGAGACCTGGGCATGGGCAACCTCAGCATCAGACCCTGGCGTTGTCCACGACTCAATTGGCCACCTCCCACGTGTGTCAGGATGGCCGAGCGGTCTAAGGCGCTGCGTTCAGGTCGCAGTCTCCCCTGGAggcgtgggttcgaatcccacttcTGACATTTGTCTTTGCTGTGCTTTGGAACCAACTACACTGCCTTGCAGTGTTGTTGAGGTAAAACCTGAACACGGTCCTTAACTTTAAGCATATGAATTCTGAACTGAAACAGATTCAGAAATTCCGAACTGCCCATCGAAAGAATTCCATTGAAGTCTCCCTGCGTAGTTTAGAATGCTTACGAATATGTGCGCTTCTGTTTGCCACAGGATGGGTAAAAACTGGTCATTGCATTCGATTCTGAGCTTCAATTCACAGCACTGGCTTGATTTTACAGCGCCGCCCATAGATGGTAGCACAGTGAGCCGACTGCACTGCCTTGCGGTGTTGTTGGCGTAAAACCCAAGCATGGACCGTAGTCGTGGCCGAGTGGTTAAGGCGATGGACTAGAAATCCATTGGGGTCTCCCCGCGCAGGTTCGAATCCTGCCGACTACGTCTGAGATTTGTTTTGTCAAAGGGCAGCTGAACTCTGCCCTGTGGTGGCTGTTCCCCATGCTTGTATGACAAACAATGGAGTGGTTCCAAGTATGTGTCCTTAACAAAGACTGCTGCTCTCCTGGAGAGATTGGGTCAAAGCCCTGTTATAAAACACAGTAGCGGTCCCTTTTAATGCGCTGTCCATAGGTATTTGAGCAGTGAACCGAGTCCGTTGCCTGCTCTTGTGGTCGACATAAGACCTGGGCGTGGTCTGTGACACGACGGGCCTCAAGCCCTTTGCgtgagggtggcctgagggcgGTGTGTGTCACTGCGTTCTGGTCAAGAAAACTGGTCGTTGCTGGCCGTCCGTTCTAGGGTTCACTTTACAGCACTGCCCAAGGATGGCTCCTCAGTGAACCAACTACACTGCCTTGCAGTGTTGTTGAGGTAAAACCTGAGCACGGTCCTTAACTTTAAGCCTATGAATTCTGAACTGAAACAAATTCAGAAATTCCGAACTGCCCATCGGAGCAGGCTCAGCTATTGAAAGAATTCCATTGAAGTCTCCTTGCGTAGTTTAGAATGCTTATGAATATGTGTGAGCTTCTGTTTGCCACAGGATGGGTAAACACTGGTCATTGCATTCGATTCTGAGCTTCAATTCACAGCACTGGCTTGATTTTACAGCGCCGCCCATAGATGGTTGCACAGTGAGCCGACTACACTGCCTTGCGGTGTTGTTGGCGTAAAACCTGAGCACGGTCCCAAACTGAAGCCTGTAAATTCTGAACTGAAGCATATTCAGAAATTCTGAACTGCCACTGAAGCACGTTCGGATATTGAAAGGAGTCCACTGATGTCTCCCTGCATAGTGTTGCATAGTGTTGAATGCTTACGAATAGGTTGAATACTTACGAATACAGCACTGGCTTGGTTTTACAGCACAGCCTGCAAATGGTTGCACGGTGAACCAACTACACTGCCTTGCGGTGCTGTTGACGTAAAACATGAGCACGAGACCTGGGCAACCTCAGCATCAGACCCTGGCGTTGTCCACGACTCAATTGGCCACCTCCCACGTGTGTCAGGATGGCCGAGCGGTCTAAGGCGCTGCGTTCAGGTCGCAGTCTCCCCTGGAggcgtgggttcgaatcccacttcTGACATTTGTCTTTGCTGTGCTTTGGAACCAACTACACTGCCTTGCAGTGTTGTTGAGGTAAAACCTGAACACGGTCCTTAACTTTAAGCATATGAATTCTGAACTGAAACAGATTCAGAAATTCCGAACTGCCCATCGAAAGAATTCCATTGAAGTCTCCCTGCGTAGTTTAGAATGCTTACGAATATGTGCGCTTCTGTTTGCCACAGGATGGGTAAAAACTGGTCATTGCATTCGATTCTGAGCTTCAATTCACAGCACTGGCTTGATTTTACAGCGCCGCCCATAGATGGTAGCACAGTGAGCCGACTGCACTGCCTTGCGGTGTTGTTGGCGTAAAACCCAAGCATGGACCGTAGTCGTGGCCGAGTGGTTAAGGCGATGGACTAGAAATCCATTGGGGTCTCCCCGCGCAGGTTCGAATCCTGCCGACTACGTCTGAGATTTGTTTTGTCAAAGGGCAGCTGAACTCTGCCCTGTGGTGGCTGTTCCCCATGCTTGTATGACAAACAATGGAGTGGTTCCAAGTATGTGTCCTTAACAAAGACTGCTGCTCTCCTGGAGAGATTGGGTCAAAGCCCTGTTATAAAACACAGTAGCGGTCCCTTTTAATGCGCTGTCCATAGGTATTTGAGCAGTGAACCGAGTCCGTTGCCTGCTCTTGTGGTCGACATAAGACCTGGGCGTGGTCTGTGACACGACGGGCCTCAAGCCCTTTGCgtgagggtggcctgagggcgGTGTGTGTCACTGCGTTCTGGTCAAGAAAACTGGTCGTTGCTGGCCGTCCGTTCTAGGGTTCACTTTACAGCACTGCCCAAGGATGGCTCCTCAGTGAACCAACTACACTGCCTTGCAGTGTTGTTGAGGTAAAACCTGAGCACGGTCCTTAACTTTAAGCCTATGAATTCTGAACTGAAACAAATTCAGAAATTCCGAACTGCCCATCGGAGCAGGCTCAGCTATTGAAAGAATTCCATTGAAGTCTCCTTGCGTAGTTTAGAATGCTTATGAATATGTGTGAGCTTCTGTTTGCCACAGGATGGGTAAACACTGGTCATTGCATTCGATTCTGAGCTTCAATTCACAGCACTGGCTTGATTTTACAGCGCCGCCCATAGATGGTTGCACAGTGAGCCGACTACACTGCCTTGCGGTGTTGTTGGCGTAAAACCTGAGCACGGTCCCAAACTGAAGCCTGTAAATTCTGAACTGAAGCATATTCAGAAATTCTGAACTGCCACTGAAGCACGTTCGGATATTGAAAGGAGTCCACTGATGTCTCCCTGCATAGTGTTGCATAGTGTTGAATGCTTACGAATAGGTTGAATACTTACGAATACAGCACTGGCTTGGTTTTACAGCACAGCCTGCAAATGGTTGCACGGTGAACCAACTACACTGCCTTGCGGTGCTGTTGACGTAAAACATGAGCACGAGACCTGGGCAACCTCAGCATCAGACCCTGGCGTTGTCCACGACTCAATTGGCCACCTCCCACGTGTGTCAGGATGGCCGAGCGGTCTAAGGCGCTGCGTTCAGGTCGCAGTCTCCCCTGGAggcgtgggttcgaatcccacttcTGACATTTGTCTTTGCTGTGCTTTGGAACCAACTACACTGCCTTGCAGTGTTGTTGAGGTAAAACCTGAACACGGTCCTTAACTTTAAGCATATGAATTCTGAACTGAAACAGATTCAGAAATTCCGAACTGCCCATCGAAAGAATTCCATTGAAGTCTCCCTGCGTAGTTTAGAATGCTTACGAATATGTGCGCTTCTGTTTGCCACAGGATGGGTAAAAACTGGTCATTGCATTCGATTCTGAGCTTCAATTCACAGCACTGGCTTGATTTTACAGCGCCGCCCATAGATGGTAGCACAGTGAGCCGACTGCACTGCCTTGCGGTGTTGTTGGCGTAAAACCCAAGCATGGACCGTAGTCGTGGCCGAGTGGTTAAGGCGATGGACTAGAAATCCATTGGGGTCTCCCCGCGCAGGTTCGAATCCTGCCGACTACGTCTGAGATTTGTTTTGTCAAAGGGCAGCTGAACTCTGCCCTGTGGTGGCTGTTCCCCATGCTTGTATGACAAACAATGGAGTGGTTCAAAGTCCAAGTATGTGTCCTTAACAAAGACTGCTGCTCTCCTGGAGAGATTGGGTCAAAGCCCTGTTATAAAACACAGTAGCGGTCCCTTTTAATGCGCTGCCCATAGGTATTTGAGCAGTGAACCAAGTCCGTTGCCTGCTCTTGTGGTCGACATAAGACCTGGGCGTGGTCCGTGACGCGACGGGCCTCAAGCCCTTTGCgtgagggtggcctgagggcgGTGTGTGTCACTGCGTTCTGGTCAAGAAAACTGGTCGTTGCTGGCCATCCGTTCTAGGGATCACTTTACAGCACTGCCCAAGGATGGCTCCCCAGTGAACCAACTACACTGCCTTGTAAAACCTGAGCACTGAACTGAAACAAATGCAGAAACTCTGAACTGCCTGAGCACAGACCGTAACTGAATCCTATGAATTCCAACTGAAGCCCATTGAAGCATGTTCAGCTATTGAAACAAATCCACCGAGTCCTTCACTTTAAGCCTATAAATTCTGAACTGAAAAATTCAGAACTGCCCATTGGATAGtgcagttattaaaaaaatcccttctataactgtgtactatatggacaaatagtgcaattgtgcagcCAGTAAATTCATTAGGTTTCAAATGATGTCCAGTTTGTTGagcctatccactgtccacc includes these proteins:
- the LOC113524348 gene encoding serine protease inhibitor Kazal-type 1 — its product is MKLVFLISVSVLVCLAALTTADDSTTPREANCQNYVTDACTREMIPVCGDDGVTYSNECMLCVESRKQNKHVKVVKNGACNP